TCGCCGAATCTCACGACGTCCTAACAATCGGCTGATACGCTGCGATCGGCCTTGACAGCCTGTGGTCGCGGTATGTCCGAAAGGAGGTGGTCGGGATGAGTCCTGGTGATACTTGCAGTTCGCCGGAGAACCCTCACAGTCCGAGGACCGTCCATCCGTCCGCCTCCCTCTGGCGTCCGGCCACCCCCGCGCGCTCCCTTCGCTGACCAAGGGTCGAGCGCGCGGTGCGCGCGTGGCCGGCGGGTTAGGAGCACCCCATGGCCATGACGCGAGTCCGTCCCACCCGCGCGCTGTTCAAGACCCGCCGCCCCCAGGACGCGGGGCGGCAGGGCCCGGCCCGCCGCTCCGCCGTCATCGACTGGGCCGCCTACATCGACGGCCACCGCGTCTGCACCGACACGGTCGGCGACGCCGTCCGCCTCATCCGCGACGGCCGCCTCACCCCCGAAGGGGAGAGCGCCGGATTCGTCTGGGTCGGCCTGCACGAGCCGTCGTCCACCGAACTGTCCGACCTCGCCGAGGTGTTCGGCCTGCACCCGCTCGCGGTCGAGGACGCCATCCACGCCCACCAGCGCCCGAAGCTCGAACGCTACGACGACGTCCACTTCGTCGTGATGAAGACCGTCGGGTACGTGCCCGGCGAGGACGGCTCCGAGGTCGTCGAGACCGGCGAGATCATGATCTTCTGCGGGCCCGACTTCGTCGTCACCGTCCGGCACGGCACGCACGGCGAGCTCGCGCCCGTCCGCACCCGCCTCGAGCGCGACCCGTCCCGTCTCGCGATGGGGCCCGCCGCCGTCCTGCACGCCGTCGCCGACCGCGTCGTCGACGGCTACGTGAACGTCGCCGACGCCGTCCAGGAGGACATCGACGAGGTCGAGGAGGCCGTCTTCTCGCCCGAGCGCACGGACGAGTCGCGCCGCATCTACCGGCTCAAGCGCGAGGTCATCCAGCTCAAGCGCGCCGTCGGCCCGCTCGCCGGACCGCTGCGCAACCTGTCCGGCCGCCGCTTCGTCCCCGCCGAGATCAAGGAGTACCTGCGCGACGTCGAGGACCACCTCACCCGCGTCCGCGAGCAGGTCGAGTCCTACGACGAGCTGCTCAACCCGATCCTCCAGGCGCACATGACGCAGGTGACGGTCGCCGACAACAAGGACATGCGCAAGATCTCCGCCTGGGGCGCGATATTCATGGTGCCCACCGCCATCGCGGGGGTCTACGGCATGAACTTCGACTTCATGCCCGAGACCCAGTGGCGTTTCGGCTACCCGATGATCCTCGGCGTCATCGGCCTGGCCTGCCTGTCCCTCTACCGGGGCTTCCGCCGCAACGGCTGGCTCTGACCGGCCCGCGGGCGTCCAGGGCGGCGTCCGCGCCAGGTCGGCGGTCAAAGCTGGCCGAAGACCCAGCCGACCGCCTGCCGCTGGAGCTCCTCCACGAGGACGGAGTCGCCGCCCGAAGCGGCGACGGCCCCGCGCGGGACGGCGCTCGCGTGCGACACCGTCGGGCGGGCCGGATCGGACGGGTCGGCGATCGCCCCGCCGAACCGCAGATCGCCCGCGAACCACAGCACCCCGTAGCCGTCGGTCATCGACATCCACGTGTGATGCTGGAGGCGGGTCTTCAGCACGCCCGCCACGCTCTGGTCGGGAGCGAGCAGGAACACGTGGACCGTCGCGCCCAGTACGTGGGGCTCGACCTGTTCCGCGCGGCACGGCCACACCTGCCACGGCTGCGCGTCGAGGACCTTCCTGAGCTCGAACGCCTCCGGCCACGTCAGCCCGCCCGAGGGAACGCGCCGGCCCCGCTCGCCGAAGTACATGATCAGGCAGAACACGGGGGCGACGGCGCACGCCGCCGCGAAACCGGTGAAACTTCCGGACATCAGGCCGGTGAACACCGGTATGGCCACGAGGAAGACGAGGACGAAGACCAGAAGCCCGCGCCTGAACTTGAGCGGCCGGACGAACTGGTCGAGGACGGCCGGCGTGGTGCTCGCGGCAGGGTGGGGGGAGACCGCGTAACCGAACCGTCTGGCGAGCATCCGTGCCTCCCGCGACCGGCCGCCATGCCGATGTCCCGATCATCATCCATCCGGCGCCCGGAACCGGCAAGAAGGGAATTCCGGACTAGGCGCGGCGGACGGCGAGGCCCGGATAGTCCAGCACGAACCCCGAGGCGTCGTAGACCAGGCGGGCGGAGAAGCCGAACTCCGGTGCCGTGTAGTCGTAGCGTTCGCGTCCCTCGGCGTCGGCCACCCGGGTGTAGACCTGCTCCAGCCGGCCGACGGTGAGGTCGTCCGCCCGGACATAGACCGCCGGGACGTTCGCGGTGTCCCCGACGGCCTGCCGCAGCCGGTGGACGGGCAGCGCGTTCGTCATCGCGGACGACTCCAGATCGACGTCGAGGCAGCCGTCGAGCGCGGGAACGCGCCGGCCGCCGACCAGCCACCGCCCCTCCTCGGCCCGTTCGAGGACGACCCGCGCGGGCGAGTCCTCCAGCGGGTGCGAGACGACGACCCGGCGCGTGCACCAGCCCTCGTCCACGTCGATCGTGTAGCCGA
The nucleotide sequence above comes from Actinomadura algeriensis. Encoded proteins:
- the corA gene encoding magnesium/cobalt transporter CorA; translation: MAMTRVRPTRALFKTRRPQDAGRQGPARRSAVIDWAAYIDGHRVCTDTVGDAVRLIRDGRLTPEGESAGFVWVGLHEPSSTELSDLAEVFGLHPLAVEDAIHAHQRPKLERYDDVHFVVMKTVGYVPGEDGSEVVETGEIMIFCGPDFVVTVRHGTHGELAPVRTRLERDPSRLAMGPAAVLHAVADRVVDGYVNVADAVQEDIDEVEEAVFSPERTDESRRIYRLKREVIQLKRAVGPLAGPLRNLSGRRFVPAEIKEYLRDVEDHLTRVREQVESYDELLNPILQAHMTQVTVADNKDMRKISAWGAIFMVPTAIAGVYGMNFDFMPETQWRFGYPMILGVIGLACLSLYRGFRRNGWL
- a CDS encoding putative glycolipid-binding domain-containing protein yields the protein MTAPPATAAWEHRDARAGFEVVRTSRLDGGWRLRGTTTAVEEGRAWAVGYTIDVDEGWCTRRVVVSHPLEDSPARVVLERAEEGRWLVGGRRVPALDGCLDVDLESSAMTNALPVHRLRQAVGDTANVPAVYVRADDLTVGRLEQVYTRVADAEGRERYDYTAPEFGFSARLVYDASGFVLDYPGLAVRRA